In Vibrio sp. JC009, a single window of DNA contains:
- a CDS encoding ABC transporter substrate-binding protein produces MKLKTLTLGLAAAGLTLSSVAQATTVEFWTTLTQSDRMQTIEVMADVFEALNPGIDVKVVGVDENDIPKQIAAAAAANTLPDMIEVGSNLSLAFAEQGIVDLDATTDVVNKLGKERIYKGALKMIEDPQNHKFVAVPYRGWVQGIWYRADWFKDAGLEPPTTWENIEKAAKYFNKPEENQYGILIGTKADSFAEQVYTQFALSNDAAQFNKDGELVFNSKAQKETLDFYKNLSEFTPPGPQTWRARDYYLQGKLAMFFYSTYIMDDIALAEAAANSLNSENFKDLKGAAFDPNLAKNTRLATTITKTSPSTFGTLVGFSIMKNDNKDEVEATKAFIEYLNEKDQVVAYSHMAPGGHLPMLRDIAEDEEFLNDPKGIFNRYGKESIKEIIAGFDNIKNFSVVDGKAFPKSGEIFSKQIIPRMVYSAVIEDQDSAKSLDWAETEMQKVIAE; encoded by the coding sequence ATGAAACTAAAAACTCTGACTCTTGGTCTTGCTGCGGCGGGCTTAACTCTATCAAGTGTTGCACAGGCAACAACGGTTGAATTCTGGACAACTCTGACTCAGTCAGACCGTATGCAGACAATCGAAGTGATGGCGGATGTGTTTGAAGCACTAAACCCTGGCATTGACGTTAAGGTTGTAGGCGTAGACGAAAACGACATTCCTAAGCAGATTGCAGCGGCGGCGGCAGCGAACACTCTGCCGGATATGATTGAAGTGGGTTCTAACCTGTCTCTGGCGTTTGCTGAACAGGGCATTGTTGACCTGGATGCAACCACTGACGTAGTGAACAAACTGGGTAAAGAGCGCATCTATAAAGGTGCTCTGAAGATGATTGAAGATCCACAAAACCATAAGTTTGTTGCGGTTCCTTACCGTGGCTGGGTTCAGGGTATCTGGTACCGCGCTGACTGGTTTAAAGACGCGGGTCTTGAGCCACCAACAACCTGGGAAAACATCGAAAAAGCAGCTAAGTACTTTAATAAGCCTGAAGAAAACCAGTATGGCATCCTGATCGGTACTAAAGCAGACAGCTTTGCTGAGCAGGTTTACACACAGTTTGCGCTATCTAACGATGCTGCTCAGTTTAACAAAGACGGTGAGCTGGTATTTAACTCAAAAGCACAGAAAGAAACTCTGGACTTCTATAAAAATCTTTCTGAGTTTACACCACCGGGCCCACAAACCTGGCGTGCACGTGACTACTACCTGCAGGGCAAGCTGGCGATGTTCTTCTACTCCACCTACATCATGGATGACATCGCACTTGCAGAAGCGGCAGCTAACTCTCTGAACAGCGAGAACTTTAAAGATCTGAAAGGCGCGGCATTTGATCCGAATCTGGCGAAAAATACCCGTCTGGCAACCACTATCACTAAGACGTCACCTTCTACCTTCGGTACGCTTGTTGGTTTCTCTATCATGAAGAACGACAACAAAGACGAAGTGGAAGCTACTAAGGCGTTTATCGAGTATCTGAATGAGAAAGATCAGGTGGTGGCATACTCTCATATGGCACCTGGCGGTCACCTGCCAATGCTGCGTGATATCGCTGAAGATGAAGAGTTCCTGAACGATCCTAAGGGTATCTTTAACCGTTACGGTAAAGAGTCTATCAAGGAAATCATCGCGGGCTTCGACAACATCAAAAACTTCTCTGTTGTTGATGGTAAGGCGTTCCCTAAATCTGGTGAGATTTTCTCCAAGCAGATCATTCCACGTATGGTTTACAGCGCGGTAATCGAAGATCAGGATTCAGCTAAGTCTCTGGACTGGGCAGAAACTGAGATGCAGAAAGTTATTGCTGAATAA
- a CDS encoding sugar ABC transporter permease — translation MTPLERAEARFGWKLVAPTLGIIGLLILYPIVFNVYLSFFDVKLNGDKTFIGIENYAKLLSNPDYYSSIATTTVYLIGTVAGTTLLGLAVALLMKNPFKGRGLVSAAILMPYFAPVISVVFGWQFLFDPVNGVFNWLMVDVLHLLDTRTNLIGEPDTAVWVVIIFDVWKHFPIAYLLILSKLTSIPKDQYEAAAIDGYGPIGRFFHVTLPEIYFVLATVVILRLIWNLNRFEDVFLLAPNVETLPVFTYYQAFTGVIDQGLAAATSVIQFGVLCVLIWFYVKKILKW, via the coding sequence ATGACTCCATTAGAGAGAGCAGAAGCTCGGTTTGGTTGGAAACTGGTGGCTCCCACACTAGGCATTATCGGGCTTCTGATACTCTATCCAATCGTTTTTAACGTCTACCTGAGCTTTTTTGATGTAAAGCTTAACGGTGACAAAACTTTTATCGGGATTGAAAACTACGCCAAGCTGCTTTCGAACCCTGACTACTACTCATCCATTGCCACTACCACCGTTTATCTGATTGGTACTGTTGCCGGTACCACGCTTTTAGGTCTGGCTGTTGCTCTGTTGATGAAAAATCCGTTTAAAGGTCGCGGCCTTGTGAGTGCCGCGATTCTGATGCCTTATTTTGCACCGGTTATCTCGGTTGTATTCGGCTGGCAGTTCCTGTTCGATCCTGTGAACGGTGTATTTAACTGGCTGATGGTGGATGTGCTGCATCTGCTGGATACCAGAACCAACCTTATTGGTGAGCCGGATACAGCGGTTTGGGTGGTGATTATCTTTGATGTGTGGAAACACTTCCCGATCGCTTACCTGCTGATTTTGTCAAAACTGACTTCTATTCCCAAGGATCAGTATGAAGCAGCAGCTATCGATGGCTATGGCCCGATCGGACGCTTCTTCCACGTTACTCTGCCGGAAATTTACTTTGTGCTGGCAACGGTTGTGATACTTCGCCTGATCTGGAACCTGAACCGTTTTGAAGATGTATTCCTGTTGGCACCAAATGTAGAGACCCTGCCAGTATTTACCTACTACCAGGCGTTTACCGGTGTTATCGACCAGGGTCTTGCTGCGGCGACCTCTGTTATCCAGTTCGGCGTGCTGTGCGTACTGATCTGGTTCTATGTGAAGAAAATTCTTAAGTGGTAA
- a CDS encoding carbohydrate ABC transporter permease, with the protein MLGKSTIKGRIGFVLAITLLVSFCLLPFAQILSTSLKHQFDWGNPSLIPQVINLDAYKELLGLTEQKEIEIPPAIQKVLQNPKLSQAKKDAIMAKYTADAEDVFPFGRFMLNSFGLSAGAALISMIFAVMGAYSISRLRFSGQVVVQRSVLFVYMVGGVLLMVPLYQMAVNVGLASSMWGSVLCLFAIYIVQTLPVALYMLGNYFRTIPFALEEAAMMDGYSRKEAIWKVVLPLSLPMLATVFMYCFIIGWNEYLFASVFLKQFKEFYTLPLALQELFVSKNAIWDRIMAASMLTLAPIFVCFLFAMRHMDGGKTDGGVKG; encoded by the coding sequence ATGTTAGGTAAATCAACTATTAAAGGACGCATTGGGTTCGTACTGGCTATCACGCTGCTGGTTAGCTTCTGCCTGCTGCCATTTGCCCAGATTTTGTCTACTTCTTTAAAGCATCAGTTTGACTGGGGTAACCCGTCTCTGATCCCTCAGGTGATTAATCTGGATGCGTACAAAGAGCTGCTGGGGCTGACAGAGCAGAAGGAGATCGAAATCCCGCCTGCTATTCAGAAAGTACTGCAAAACCCTAAGCTTTCTCAGGCGAAGAAAGATGCCATTATGGCGAAATACACAGCCGATGCTGAAGATGTATTCCCATTTGGCCGCTTTATGCTTAACAGCTTCGGGCTTTCGGCAGGTGCGGCACTGATATCCATGATATTTGCGGTGATGGGCGCCTATTCCATCAGCAGGCTGCGCTTTAGCGGTCAGGTGGTGGTGCAGCGTTCAGTGCTCTTTGTCTACATGGTCGGTGGCGTACTTCTGATGGTACCTCTGTATCAGATGGCGGTGAATGTAGGCCTGGCAAGCAGCATGTGGGGCAGTGTGCTCTGTCTGTTTGCAATCTATATCGTTCAGACGCTGCCTGTAGCTCTGTACATGCTGGGTAACTACTTCCGTACTATTCCGTTTGCCCTTGAAGAGGCGGCGATGATGGACGGTTACTCCCGTAAGGAAGCGATCTGGAAGGTGGTACTGCCACTGTCGCTGCCGATGCTGGCAACGGTATTTATGTACTGCTTTATTATCGGCTGGAACGAATACCTGTTTGCTTCTGTATTCCTGAAACAATTTAAAGAGTTCTATACATTGCCGCTGGCTCTGCAAGAGCTGTTTGTATCGAAAAACGCAATTTGGGACCGAATTATGGCAGCGTCTATGCTGACCCTGGCTCCAATCTTTGTCTGCTTCTTATTCGCAATGCGTCATATGGATGGCGGTAAAACTGATGGCGGTGTGAAAGGTTAA
- the ugpC gene encoding sn-glycerol-3-phosphate ABC transporter ATP-binding protein UgpC has protein sequence MASISLKNIVKNYGDTKVVKNISLDIEDGEFVVLVGPSGCGKSTTLRMIAGLEQATSGEITIGDRVVNDVEPQHRNIAMVFQNYALYPHKTVEENIVFALRRLKMDEAEIQRRLQEVSKMLKLEEYLKRKPADLSGGQRQRVAMGRAIVRDADCFLFDEPLSNLDAKLRNHMRTEIAQIHNNFGRTSVYVTHDQVEAMTLADKVVVLRDGIIEQVGSPMEIFLNPNNIFVATFIGSPSMNILDGRLFNDYLQLGDYKLPRNLLSSVHFKDEVGEEGMAVKVGIRPDFFNDKNFFAESGTTFNFDHIQIDLVEPMGFDKEVLFQLGGENVKARLDLRSEVQRGEKMELLVDLSRVLAFDVESEERI, from the coding sequence ATGGCTTCTATTTCATTAAAAAATATCGTTAAAAACTATGGTGATACCAAGGTTGTTAAGAACATCAGCCTGGATATCGAAGATGGTGAGTTTGTTGTTCTTGTTGGTCCATCTGGCTGTGGTAAGTCAACGACTCTGCGCATGATAGCCGGCCTTGAGCAGGCAACATCCGGTGAGATCACCATTGGTGATCGCGTGGTAAATGATGTTGAACCTCAGCACCGTAATATCGCCATGGTATTCCAGAACTATGCACTTTATCCGCACAAGACAGTGGAAGAGAACATTGTGTTTGCACTGCGTCGTCTGAAAATGGATGAAGCGGAAATTCAGCGTCGTCTTCAGGAAGTTTCCAAGATGCTTAAGCTGGAAGAGTATCTGAAGCGTAAGCCGGCAGACTTGTCAGGCGGTCAGCGTCAGCGTGTTGCCATGGGGCGCGCAATTGTGCGTGACGCTGACTGCTTCCTTTTCGATGAGCCTTTGTCGAACCTGGATGCGAAACTGCGTAACCACATGCGCACTGAGATCGCTCAGATTCACAATAACTTTGGCCGCACCAGCGTGTATGTTACCCACGATCAGGTGGAAGCGATGACTCTGGCTGACAAAGTGGTTGTGCTGCGAGACGGTATTATCGAGCAGGTTGGCTCTCCGATGGAGATCTTCCTGAATCCGAACAATATCTTTGTGGCTACCTTTATTGGTTCACCTTCCATGAACATCCTTGATGGCCGCCTGTTCAACGATTACCTGCAGCTTGGTGACTACAAACTGCCGCGTAATCTGCTGTCCAGTGTTCACTTTAAAGATGAAGTGGGTGAAGAAGGTATGGCGGTTAAGGTAGGTATCCGTCCGGATTTCTTTAACGATAAGAACTTCTTTGCAGAAAGCGGTACGACGTTTAACTTTGACCACATCCAGATTGATCTGGTTGAGCCGATGGGCTTTGACAAAGAGGTACTGTTCCAGCTTGGTGGCGAAAACGTAAAAGCACGTCTGGACCTGCGCTCGGAAGTGCAGCGCGGTGAAAAGATGGAACTGCTGGTGGATCTGTCCCGCGTGCTGGCGTTTGATGTGGAGAGTGAAGAGCGTATTTAA
- a CDS encoding LacI family DNA-binding transcriptional regulator encodes MSIKKLAEHLNLSKSTVSRALNGYSDVNPETRKKVMQAAQEIGYRPNPTAKRLASGKSRNVGIILPANPRMFVSPAFSKVLASTSEFLAKHDYQLIVTTLAAFQDETKVYSDFISSGLIDGLFVMRIRQNDPRIAMLNEKGFPYVCHGHDESFDEASFVDVDNENAFYQLTRRQIEMGHKQIAFLDAPLELNFSRSRKRGYLRAIEEAGLIADPRLLLNGELIEEAALKMAKEVLSLAKRPTSILCADDIMALGTIAACEELGYQPGTDIAIAGYGDYELSRYSKPSITSLRYDTHAVGEEMAKLMLNKLERRNYEAKNWYQAEIIARQSDVIDLE; translated from the coding sequence ATGTCGATAAAAAAACTAGCAGAGCACCTGAACCTTTCAAAATCCACGGTTTCAAGAGCACTAAACGGATATTCAGATGTAAATCCGGAAACGCGGAAAAAAGTGATGCAGGCGGCGCAGGAAATCGGATACCGCCCAAACCCTACAGCCAAAAGGCTGGCTTCGGGTAAGTCACGTAATGTGGGTATTATTCTGCCAGCTAACCCGCGCATGTTTGTCTCACCTGCCTTTTCAAAAGTGCTGGCCAGCACCTCAGAGTTCCTCGCTAAACACGATTACCAGCTAATCGTTACCACCCTCGCCGCATTTCAGGACGAAACTAAGGTTTACTCAGACTTTATCAGCAGCGGCCTGATTGACGGCCTGTTTGTGATGCGTATTCGCCAGAATGATCCACGTATTGCCATGTTAAATGAGAAGGGCTTTCCTTATGTTTGTCACGGGCATGACGAAAGCTTTGACGAAGCCAGCTTTGTTGACGTGGACAACGAGAACGCCTTCTATCAGCTAACCAGGCGTCAGATAGAAATGGGCCATAAGCAGATAGCTTTCCTGGATGCCCCGCTGGAGCTGAATTTCTCCCGGTCACGTAAGCGAGGTTATCTGAGAGCAATAGAAGAAGCCGGTCTGATTGCAGACCCAAGGCTGTTGCTCAATGGTGAACTGATTGAAGAGGCCGCACTAAAGATGGCCAAAGAGGTACTTTCTCTGGCAAAACGTCCTACTTCCATCCTTTGTGCAGACGACATCATGGCTCTGGGTACCATTGCAGCCTGTGAAGAATTGGGCTATCAGCCGGGAACCGATATTGCCATCGCCGGTTATGGTGACTATGAATTAAGCCGATATAGTAAGCCCTCAATTACAAGTTTGCGATATGACACTCATGCTGTGGGGGAAGAAATGGCTAAACTGATGCTGAATAAATTGGAGCGTCGTAATTACGAAGCCAAGAACTGGTATCAGGCAGAGATTATTGCTCGTCAGTCTGATGTGATCGATCTGGAATAA
- a CDS encoding aldo/keto reductase: MIEKRIKDIQSSALGFGCWAMGGTWNNVSDRESINAVRSAIDLGINFFDVAPVYGLGHAETVLGQALEGIDRSKVVIATKCGLVWDSNNKVTNNLTPSSLFQEVEESLSRLKTDYIDLYQVHWPDPNVPIAETAKALAELKRQGKIRHVGVSNYSLDMTREMMEEVEVATFQGLYNLLEQNPDHYHNIPLQYKARDEALPFCKEHDMKYLPYSPLMQGLLTGTLKRSGNWDEKDDRSNNPKLNGEAFEPYFNCVEELKVLAKEANIPLAHLAIHWLVAQDEIGPVIAGAHTVSQVKDNAAFMQSSASAELLKRAEEIVIKWDLK; this comes from the coding sequence ATGATAGAAAAAAGAATAAAAGACATTCAGAGCTCGGCTTTAGGTTTTGGATGCTGGGCCATGGGCGGCACCTGGAATAACGTTTCTGACAGAGAATCCATCAACGCTGTGCGTTCAGCGATTGATCTGGGAATTAACTTTTTTGATGTTGCGCCTGTGTATGGTCTGGGACATGCAGAGACCGTACTGGGACAGGCGCTTGAAGGCATTGACCGTTCAAAGGTGGTTATCGCGACCAAGTGCGGCCTTGTGTGGGACAGTAATAACAAGGTAACCAATAACCTGACTCCTTCCAGCCTTTTCCAGGAAGTGGAAGAATCTCTGTCACGACTCAAAACCGACTACATCGACCTTTACCAGGTGCACTGGCCGGATCCGAATGTACCGATTGCCGAAACGGCAAAAGCGCTGGCTGAACTGAAGCGTCAGGGAAAAATCCGTCATGTGGGTGTATCAAACTATTCGCTGGATATGACCAGAGAAATGATGGAAGAAGTGGAAGTGGCCACCTTCCAGGGACTGTACAACTTACTGGAACAGAACCCGGACCATTACCACAATATCCCGCTGCAGTATAAAGCGCGCGATGAGGCTCTGCCTTTCTGTAAAGAGCACGATATGAAGTATCTGCCATACTCACCTTTGATGCAGGGCTTGCTAACCGGAACACTCAAGCGCTCCGGAAACTGGGATGAAAAGGATGACCGCAGCAACAACCCTAAGCTGAATGGTGAAGCCTTTGAACCTTACTTCAACTGTGTAGAAGAGCTAAAAGTGCTGGCAAAAGAAGCCAACATTCCGCTGGCACACCTGGCAATTCACTGGCTGGTGGCTCAGGATGAAATCGGACCGGTTATCGCCGGAGCGCATACGGTTTCTCAGGTGAAAGATAACGCCGCGTTTATGCAATCATCTGCCAGTGCTGAACTGCTTAAACGAGCAGAAGAGATCGTGATTAAGTGGGATCTCAAATAA
- a CDS encoding XRE family transcriptional regulator, which produces MSFKSTSQISKELAASLKKKRIWMKHSRDKAAELSGVPAPTIRRFEDTGEISFRQLLMLTQVYGDLSCFEDIFSLPKARTMDELIKMKGGER; this is translated from the coding sequence ATGTCATTTAAGTCAACAAGTCAGATATCCAAAGAACTTGCTGCCAGCCTGAAAAAAAAGCGCATCTGGATGAAGCATAGCCGGGACAAAGCGGCTGAGCTTTCCGGGGTTCCGGCTCCTACTATCCGGAGGTTTGAAGACACCGGAGAGATTTCATTTCGGCAACTACTGATGCTGACTCAGGTGTATGGCGATCTGTCCTGCTTCGAAGATATCTTTAGCCTGCCTAAAGCCCGAACTATGGATGAACTGATTAAGATGAAAGGAGGAGAACGATGA
- a CDS encoding type II toxin-antitoxin system HipA family toxin has translation MKILSVFYHGDPKEKSIYVGRLAYDDSRGYFEYDSDFLKRGLPLSPFQLHPHDQLQEAKREPFNGIQGVFNDSLPDGWGLYVMDKHLRKKGVDIDSFTPVDRLAYIGDRAMGALSYQPDEGIKLFDTQGKHIDLDGLAKESIELYTGETEEVLNHLAINGTPSGGARPKALLGINGAETIYGAYDLEPGFEHWIAKFPTGTSPEKKSEGSIEYLYSLMAKRAGIDFPETRLVSGTDDNAYFLIKRFDRLSDNQRVHMHTLAGLVNANFRVPDFTYESLFNVCKAVTKSHAEVKELFRRMLFNVITGNRDDHTKNFSFLMDEKGAWKNSPAYDITFNPGIQGEHSMLVGNSGKNVSWDDIKYLANVADIKEKEARIVADEVITSIELWRAEAKHFNAPLSLISDISQYIEKQLKRL, from the coding sequence ATGAAGATCTTATCTGTTTTCTATCATGGTGATCCAAAAGAAAAGTCCATTTATGTCGGTCGACTTGCCTATGACGATAGTCGTGGATACTTTGAATATGACAGTGATTTTCTGAAAAGAGGCCTGCCTCTTTCTCCATTTCAACTGCACCCTCATGATCAACTGCAGGAAGCTAAGAGAGAGCCTTTTAACGGGATTCAAGGCGTCTTTAATGACTCTCTTCCTGATGGCTGGGGGCTTTATGTAATGGATAAGCACCTTCGAAAAAAAGGTGTTGATATCGATTCATTTACTCCAGTAGACCGTTTGGCATATATCGGAGACAGAGCCATGGGGGCTTTGTCTTATCAGCCGGATGAAGGAATAAAGTTATTTGATACTCAAGGTAAGCATATAGATCTGGATGGATTGGCTAAAGAGTCGATAGAGCTGTACACCGGTGAAACGGAAGAAGTGCTTAATCACCTGGCAATTAACGGCACGCCATCAGGTGGTGCCAGACCGAAAGCACTGCTTGGGATAAATGGAGCGGAAACTATCTATGGTGCATACGATCTAGAACCAGGATTTGAACATTGGATAGCGAAGTTTCCGACAGGTACAAGCCCAGAAAAGAAATCAGAAGGTTCAATTGAATATCTGTACTCTCTTATGGCAAAGAGAGCGGGGATCGACTTTCCTGAAACCAGGCTGGTCTCAGGAACAGATGACAATGCATACTTTCTTATCAAAAGGTTTGATCGCTTGAGTGATAACCAACGCGTGCATATGCATACTCTGGCAGGATTGGTTAATGCTAATTTCAGAGTCCCGGATTTTACATACGAAAGCCTGTTTAATGTATGTAAAGCAGTGACTAAATCGCATGCAGAGGTGAAAGAGTTATTCCGGAGAATGTTGTTTAATGTGATAACCGGTAACCGGGATGATCATACCAAGAACTTTTCGTTTCTGATGGATGAGAAGGGAGCCTGGAAGAACTCACCAGCTTACGACATCACGTTTAACCCAGGTATTCAGGGTGAGCACTCAATGCTTGTTGGCAATTCAGGAAAAAATGTCTCTTGGGACGATATTAAGTATTTAGCCAATGTTGCGGATATAAAAGAAAAAGAGGCGCGTATTGTTGCTGATGAAGTGATTACATCAATAGAGCTCTGGAGAGCTGAAGCTAAGCACTTTAATGCTCCTCTAAGCCTCATTTCTGATATATCACAATATATTGAAAAGCAGTTAAAGCGTTTGTAA
- a CDS encoding PAS domain-containing protein — translation MSDKSEKEVPVRRDDLIVSKTDLKGDITYANRTFMRIANYSEQELLGEPHSIIRHPDIPRGVFYGMWKAIKSGKEFFGLVKNYTSDKNYYWVFANITPDYENGKMIGFFSVRRHAPKAARKIIEPVYQQMLEMEKGLPANTAPKTSWSWVEELIRENYQQEYEEFILKLYQKHCDED, via the coding sequence ATGTCAGACAAGTCAGAAAAAGAAGTACCCGTTCGCAGAGATGATTTGATTGTCAGTAAGACTGATCTTAAAGGCGATATTACTTATGCGAACCGTACCTTTATGAGAATTGCGAACTACTCAGAACAAGAGCTGCTTGGTGAACCGCACAGCATTATTCGCCATCCGGATATTCCGAGAGGCGTGTTTTACGGTATGTGGAAAGCCATTAAGTCTGGTAAAGAGTTTTTTGGCTTGGTGAAAAACTACACATCAGACAAAAATTATTACTGGGTATTTGCCAATATCACGCCTGATTATGAGAACGGAAAAATGATTGGCTTTTTTTCGGTACGTCGTCATGCACCAAAGGCGGCACGTAAGATAATAGAGCCGGTTTATCAGCAGATGCTGGAAATGGAAAAAGGGTTACCGGCAAATACCGCCCCGAAAACTTCCTGGAGCTGGGTTGAAGAGCTGATCCGGGAAAATTATCAGCAGGAATATGAGGAATTTATCCTGAAACTGTACCAGAAGCACTGTGATGAAGATTAA
- a CDS encoding L-serine ammonia-lyase, iron-sulfur-dependent, subunit alpha codes for MKTELWNKFTRIVKRDVAPALGCTEPVSVALAGAIAMQKLTGEVKAIAAYVSPNLMKNGMGVGIPGTGMVGLPVAAAIGVIAGDAHAGLEVLKDITPADVTKAKALLEQGCVSVEVADVSSVIYAKVVVGNGEKCVSVTIADSHTHVVSIEEDGITTFTDSTKNDAPEKPETDLMHGACLADIYDFALNAPLEQIEFIEQAYQLNDELSREGLEREYGLQIGATFKRNVERGLLAEGLMTNILCRTSAASDARMDGAMKPAMSNSGSGNQGIAATMPVVVVAEHLNLEKEQMIRALMLSHLTAIYIKSYQNKLSALCGATTASMGAAAGMTWLMGGNFTQISYAVGSMIGDISGIICDGAKSSCSMKVSSSASAAFKAALMALDGIRVTGNEGIVSDCVDQSIRNLSALANGAMTQTDVQILDIMVSK; via the coding sequence ATGAAAACTGAACTTTGGAATAAGTTTACCCGTATAGTAAAGAGAGATGTGGCTCCAGCATTGGGATGTACAGAGCCTGTATCTGTCGCGCTGGCTGGCGCAATAGCTATGCAAAAGTTGACTGGAGAAGTTAAAGCCATCGCAGCGTATGTTTCGCCGAATCTTATGAAAAATGGTATGGGTGTAGGGATTCCTGGTACAGGTATGGTGGGACTACCAGTCGCGGCTGCTATTGGTGTGATTGCGGGAGATGCTCATGCTGGTCTTGAAGTGCTTAAGGATATTACTCCCGCAGATGTTACCAAAGCGAAAGCGCTTCTGGAGCAAGGTTGTGTTTCAGTCGAGGTAGCTGATGTTAGTAGTGTGATTTATGCAAAAGTAGTTGTAGGCAATGGCGAAAAGTGTGTTTCGGTGACGATTGCAGACAGCCACACGCATGTCGTTTCTATTGAGGAAGATGGCATCACCACCTTTACCGATAGCACAAAAAATGATGCACCTGAGAAACCTGAAACCGATTTAATGCATGGTGCCTGCCTCGCGGATATCTATGATTTCGCCCTGAATGCGCCACTGGAACAAATAGAATTTATCGAGCAGGCCTATCAGCTAAACGATGAACTTTCCCGTGAAGGTCTGGAACGTGAATACGGCCTGCAGATTGGTGCCACTTTTAAGCGTAATGTGGAAAGAGGGCTGCTGGCGGAAGGTTTAATGACCAACATTCTTTGCCGTACTTCTGCAGCTTCAGATGCCCGCATGGATGGCGCGATGAAACCAGCTATGAGCAACTCCGGCTCCGGTAATCAGGGGATCGCCGCAACCATGCCTGTTGTAGTAGTGGCAGAACATCTGAACCTAGAAAAGGAACAGATGATACGAGCACTAATGCTTTCACACCTGACAGCTATCTACATTAAGAGCTACCAGAACAAACTATCTGCGCTTTGTGGTGCAACCACTGCATCTATGGGGGCTGCAGCTGGGATGACCTGGCTGATGGGAGGAAACTTTACCCAAATTAGTTACGCTGTCGGCAGCATGATAGGTGATATCTCCGGCATTATTTGTGACGGAGCGAAGTCTAGCTGTTCAATGAAAGTCTCCTCATCAGCGAGTGCTGCATTCAAGGCTGCGCTAATGGCTCTGGATGGAATCCGCGTGACCGGAAATGAAGGCATTGTGTCTGACTGTGTGGATCAATCAATACGTAATCTTTCTGCATTGGCCAACGGTGCCATGACGCAGACTGATGTCCAGATCCTGGATATCATGGTAAGTAAATAA
- a CDS encoding RidA family protein has translation MKQTINCENAPAAVGPFVHAKLVNGVLYTSGQLPIDPATGKMPESVEDQTRQSLANVEAIVKEAGLSKEDIFKTTVFVKDLNDFAVVNGIYGEFFGDNFPARSCVEVARLPLDAKVEIEVIATK, from the coding sequence ATGAAACAAACAATAAATTGTGAAAACGCACCAGCAGCGGTAGGTCCATTTGTCCATGCTAAGCTTGTCAATGGTGTATTGTACACTTCCGGTCAGCTACCTATTGATCCAGCAACAGGTAAAATGCCTGAAAGTGTTGAAGATCAAACCAGACAATCTTTGGCAAATGTTGAAGCAATTGTGAAAGAAGCAGGACTAAGTAAAGAAGATATCTTCAAGACCACAGTGTTTGTGAAAGATCTAAACGACTTTGCAGTAGTCAACGGCATTTATGGTGAGTTCTTTGGTGATAACTTCCCGGCACGGAGCTGTGTTGAGGTAGCACGGCTTCCATTGGATGCTAAGGTAGAGATAGAAGTCATCGCCACCAAATAG